The genomic window AGATGGTGCTAACATTCCTGAAGATACAGTTACAGATGTTAACGAAGCATTTGATGTTTGTGACATAAAGGCTGCTGAAATAACAATTCCTGAATTACAGGTTCCTGACATTAACTGTGAGCAAGAAGTAAGAATTTGGAGCTTCTTGAACAGATGGATGTCTTGCTTTgatgtatataattatttaagcGTCTAACCTTTGTAACATTTCTAGTCTTTTAAACTATTGATCATGGCATGTTACCATTAAGAATCACTAAGTCTTACtgaatataattaaaaagataTTATTTGCTCCTCATGTTTAGGGTACTAGGAGAGATgatgcaaagatgaataagacatagGACTTCTTCAAGCTTTACAATCTAGTGAGAGACTCAGACTGCTTTGTAGGGAAGGTTCTTTTCCACCTCCTGCCTATATTGATGAATGGAAAAACGTGATGCACTACAGccctttcattttcctcttggGACCCTTGCTGTCCTCTGtgccctctttccctctctctccatgAGTATTATTTGTATTACTTTGTAGTCGCAGACCCCTGTTACAGTGTCTGGTCATTACTGCTTCTGTTaaacttctttttctgtcttttatgcCTTGTGACTTACATCTTGGTATATAGTTGACATGTAAAAGCCACCAGATATCCATTAGGCTTATTTCCTGTTTACAGCAAAGGGAACAATCTCAGTGTACTTTCATTTGTTGGTCATTTCCTCTTAGTTTTCCTAATTATAAGAAGCTAGTTAgttacagttttattttcctaACTGATACTGTTCTATCATTTTAGGATATAACAGTCAATCCTGAGGTTACTGCATTACAGTCTATGCTTGCTGAATGCCAAGAAAAGCTTAAGAAACTGACTTGCATAGAGAGTAGATTAgaatctttggaagaaaaaatgaaagggaaagtgcTGGTGAATGAAAAAACCTGGGCTAATCTTCTGAGTCGTGTCACTCTACTTGAAACAGAAATGCTTTTATCTAAAAaggtattttctttcctttgcttttacaGAGTATCTCAGATAATAAAGTACTTTTATTCATTATTATGTGTGTGTTCTTTGGGATGCTAAGTAAGAGACTATTTTGGGTCTTGGGAAGTGTTTAGTTGGAATGAAGTCCTAGTTGGACACAGCCCGTTTGGTGGTGCCTGTTGTGACTACCGCTTTTCCCTTCATCCAGTAAGATAATCTGATGAACTTGTATCAATTTCTGGTCCTAGTCTATCTTTCCTTCTTAAAAAGTAGATTCAAGGTTTCTATCTCCTTCCACATTTGAAAGATCAATTTTATATGTAGAGATATTTATGTTTTGCTTGTAAATAAAAGTATCTAAGCATTTTTATGTCATCTGTATATGTTATGCTTAGCAGTAAGAATATAAATTGagaatatatcttttcattttattctaaatgCTAAATTGTGTTATTTTAGAATGATGAATATATACAGTTTAATGAGATGAGTGAAGACTATTCTTCCAGTAGCGACATGGACAGTCTCAATCCAGGTGAGCTCTTGGTGTATTGGAATTGGTGATATGATTAGGAGattttacaaaaatgtttttatagtATTCGATTATTTTAATCCCTGGAAccttatttttttagaaattgcAAAACtcctaagaagaaagaaaatactgaacTTATAGATAAGTTAAGAGTTGCTAGAAAAGCCAACTTACATATCGCAGTGGAATAAATTCCAATGTACAAAATTGCAAACTTGTagaggcattttattcttttatttgcaaAGTGCTTTAGAATAATAAATGGACCTCTGTAGTTTCTCATTTAAACTTAAGCAGTAACTTTCACCaggaatggcttccctggtggctcagatggtaaagaatcagcctgcaatgcaggagacctgggtgtttAATCccgggttcagaagatcccctggacaagggcatagcaacccactgtagtattcttgcctggaaaatcccatggacagaggagcctggcagctacagtccatgggatcacaaagagttggacacagctgagtgccTAACACATCATAACTTTCACATATGtgaataatatatgtaaaacaaaacaaaaaaaaacacatttttcagtAACCTGTAATGTGTTACAAACCTCTTATATTTCAACAGTTCACTGATGATGATAGAATGTGAAGGACCTAAAATTAGGGCAAATCTCCATGTCCCTTCTTTGGCTACTGGCATTTCCATTGTGACTGAACAGCAGGGATAAGGTTTCTAAGCTGCTTTTCagtgatagctttttttttttttttttgattcttaaACTTTTTGAAAAGACAAAGGTCTAAATTTTGCTCATGTTATAATTAAATCATATTTGCAGAAGAGATATTTTTCCAACTGAGAATTCATAATGAAGCTgtagtaataaaaatttaattttcaggaCAATACAAGTGCtttattatccatattttacagatgaggaagagaGATTAAATATTTAACTGCCAAAAGCCACATAGCTACTGAATGATTGGATGTGTTTGAATGGAGGCAAATTAGCTCTGACATTTTCTTATCAGCACTGCATACTTAAGTGTACATGCCAGTTTCATTTCACAGAGAACAATTTCAATATTTAGGTTATTAGGTACAGTTATTAGAGATGCTGTTTCTGGCACTAAATTTATTGTAGACTACAAGTTTCAGATTTGGTAAAAgttgactttttttctctttatcattcATTACTCAACAAATTTCTAAGCTCAGTTCCAAGACCCTTGAGAGCAAGAACTTTATCTTATGGTCTGTCCAGCATAATGTCTGTATTTTTGtccccagtaaatatttgtggtaGAAATCAAGTTTTCATGCattgcaagaatactgaatgccTGCTATTTGCAAACATTGTCTTTGCCAAGTTCGATGTTGCCTGTTTGGgcttaaactttttaaataacatattgCAGCACATGCTATTAACCCCTTAGTTAAACACATAACCAAGTTTAAGACCTGCGCTAGGACTCAGAGTGATGAGCAGACAGACTACTGTCTGACATGGATTATAGATTAGGAATGAGGTGAATACTTGTCTCAAAAAATTTTTAGTCTGACCCTGATCAATTAAGAGTCAAATTTATGAAGTTTATGCATTATATCTTATCTATACATGCTGCCTGGAAGAAGAGGGTTTGACTTGTTTTGATGCTGAGAGCAGCAGTTCACCAATCTGGTCTTAGAATCATGTTGGGTTGGGGGTGGTTTCTGTGAAGTTCATGCTGATGAGTGAGTAGAGGAACGGAGCCAACAGGCAAGAGACTGTGGCTTGATGAGAGACTAAGGTTCTCATGTGGTAATACTCTGTTCCACAATACAAAGACTGTCTGTGTAGGCTTATGGTAAACTGTGTACAATAGTTTAAGTGggtacctgatttttttttttttttttgccttgtttttGCAAATGTACCATGACTAAAAATGCAGGGCTTATGGGGTTGATTGGACAGAAACTTGTCTTTTCTGTGATGTTCTGTAATTGATTCAGTTGTAGGAAAGACTTGCCATcattttgctgaatgaataatatCAGGATACTGGAAAAggaaagttattcagttataGAGAGAAATAAATCTGTGAACCCTGAATTTTAAGCAGTTTTTCCCATACATATCAACTAAGGGTAGAATGTTTCTTGATTTTTAGGAAGTATATACAGTCAGTTTTAGTAATAATTGCCactgttttaagaaaagaaaattcatggGTCAGTagcctatatttaaaaatacattaaccTGTATATTCAGTTGATTGCTATCATGATAAAGATAATTATAAAGATATTGCTTTCCTTGATTTTTATTGGCCAATTTTTAACATCTAGATCTTCATGTGCAGGTCATTATCCTAAAAGAATATTAAGGACTCATCTAGACCTATACCAGTAGCCATTTTATATTGAGatgtttattttccttccctctatacataatattttagatatttgactctccatgaaaggaaaaggtaatctaaaaattaatttctccacagatagaaaaagcaaagaggaaaggcATGCAAATATTCCTTTGTCTTCTGGTTATAGTACAGTGTCATCAGATTCAACTCCCAGAACCTCAACTGTTAATTACTGTGGTTTGAAAGAGATCTCAGAGGTAAGAAGAATCTGGCAACCACTTACATGATTTCCTTTGTGATGTCAGAAAAAGTAAGCATTAGATTTAGTTGTAGATGCCATTGGCAAGAAAAATAGTGAAACTATAAATCTTAATCTCATAAAAATTCTTTGTGATAAATAAACAGTACTTAGTGCAGTGTTTTAGACTGTGTTTTATATGTTCACGGTCCATCTTGGATTATGATTTGCTTTGAGAAATCGCCTaaatttgttgctttttaaattaaaggaaaCAACAATGCAGAAAATGGAAAGgatgaaaaaaatgtaagtaaCCAAAAAAAGGGCAACAGAGATTCATTTCTCTATAGGGAATTGTGTTGGATTACAGTATATAAAGAATGTACATGTGTGTTTCAAACCTTGAAGGTCTCTCAATCAGGTGTGGAATTTCCTTCAAGACTCCAGTGAATAATAAATCCATCTACAGTTATGTGTTTGTGAGATGAGTCACTGTTTTTGTTTCCAACAAGCGATGTAAAACATTGTTAATGAAATTAATTGCAGATTAAAGAGTGCGATGATATTTTTGGTTAATATTAATAGTTAATCAAGAAATTATCAATTTTTGATAACTACTTTGTCAAACTATTAAGTTATGTATGTAGATGAATGGTTTGGGGACATAAAAGTATTGTTAAAGTGTTGCTAGTCTTTTTCAGAAAGTTATTGGTATGATAATACTGAATATGATACTTTCATctaatacaaatataaattatgtgtattttttaaagagaagttgaaataaaatatgaaattgtgTAAGATTATCATGCAGCCTACTACtttaaaaaactataattttttttttttgaaatttgaaatgtgCTGAAATAACTTATGCTCCACGATTTAAAGACTTAAAATTGACTCTAGTTGTTTTACTTTACCTCCTGGCCACAGTGTACTTATTAGCAGTACTTGTACCCATAAATAGGCACTGAAGTTTATATAAGGCTCAACACCATAATTTCAGCAACCTAAATCCTACACCTCGCTATGGATTAgttatttacttaatatattatttatgtattatatttcaGGTTTGAAGAAACTGCAGAGTTACTGAAATGTCCAAATCACTAATTATAGAATTGTCTGCATGAACTTCTCTAGGACTTTGGCTACTGTACATGCTGTATATTTTAAAGAGTTCTCTATGCAATTTTAATACACTGGAATGTTCTTATTAGAATTTGAATTCCATTTGGTATATTTGCTTTTTGGTTCCATATtgaataaatacttaaatatttttgtgcTTTGATTATACTGCTTTACTGTTTTGCTATTCTTAGGACAGCTGAGGTGCCAGTACACTTCTTTTAGAGCGTGAAGTCATTCCAGCACTGTATTTTTGTGTCGACATTTGTTGACAGTGTGctaaataatatgttttttaaagtacAGGCTTGAGGACCATGGTTTACATCCTGTTGGAAACGCTCCACCTGGGACTTGCATGTTGTCCCCAGGAGGCTCTCGTACATACCATCTTGCCATCTGTACTAACGAATATGTTGTAATGAAAAGTTGAAAATACtcattgaaatttaaataaaacaaaaatacaactgTTTCATGCGCAGTCAAAAGGCAGCAACACATTTTCAATTAATGTTGAGGAAGTCATGGCATGATTCTCCTTTTGTGTTTGGAAGCAAGTTGGACAGTTGTGAAAATGTGTTGAGTGTTTTAGTACTCTATTCTGTAACACATTTTAAGACCAGCAGCTCAGACACAGATGGTGGCTGTCTGTATTACAAGATACCCAAtgagtatttttgtttgtttgtttttttaaatgatgggaaGTTATGTTCTTTTTGAGAGAGAAAATAATCTTAGATGAACTTAGAGAAAagtggaatttattttaaataactagatgaattattttatttactcatatatttatataatgtaatTTGATATTTTCCACATGTGAAACATTAATAGTAAGTTAAAATTCTAAGTATAAGTAacctaaaaaatacttttattattctAATACAGGGACATGTGTAGTCATcatactttaaaattatgaacTTTTGAAGTTAGCATACAACTTTGAGTTTAGTAGTTTCAGTAAATGTTTCTAGAATTAATGAATccatttagctttatttttttcagttgcaaAAAGTTATAAACCAAGAGATTATGAAAAACCACTTTATCAATGAAACTTCTAAAAATTTAGTATCTGTAGGTGTGGAATTGTAGCACCACCTTGTGGTTTATATGCTGGTACTTTACCTTTTATTAAGATACGTGGTTTCCCGTGAAACACAGGATCttattttccctttgaaaaaccagattccagtttttaaaagaaaggttTTTGGAATCTTCTTTTCTGCACAAAGAGAAGTTATCTTCTTTTCTCATGCtctctttttcccctctctctcctttatGTAGTATACACATATaccaattgttgttgtttaggctcttaagttgtgtccactctgcgacctcatggactgtagctcgccaagctcctctgtccatggaattcccaggcaagaatatcgtagtgggttgccattttcttctccaggggatcttcctgacagggaTAGaacacgcatctcctgcattggcaggcatattctttaccactgagccaccagggaagccctgaataccaattaaaagattttaaacattttaaatttcctgaTATACATTAAGTGTGCCAAATATAAATTTctattgaaaatataataaaagatgtCATATTATCTAGTAGAATTTGGAATCCAaattttttcatgcttttatcTAACACACTTACACAGGACTTAATGAAAACAACTCACAAGAACACCATGCGTTTACACTTACAAAGAATCTTACTACTTTGAGAATGTAATTTTTgggggaaaagaaagcaaatttgaCTTCATTGAAGTTATTTATTATTCTTCTAACTCTCCTGGAAATAGTAGAAAACTTTTTCCTCTTAGGTAATTTGGTGAGTAGCTTGAAACCATAAACCAGCCACTTGAAGTTCTTAAGAAAGTAAGGAGGGGCTCCTGGTGAGATTATTTGGAGCTACATAATTAAACCCGCAGTTAACTAGAATTTTCACGAACTCCATCCCCTTAATTCTCCCCTAAGTGGGATGAAAGGTATTTATTATACTGCCCACAAAGGCATCAGCAGCTGGTGTGGCCCTACCTATACTGTGCTCTGAATACATCTGGAAAGAGATCAGATAGAAACACTGAGAATTCATAAGGTGAAGTAAGAAGTAATGTCAACTCTATGAAAATTGTAGGCATAACTCAGGACTACTAAGTTGGAAAAAATGGCtctacatttgtttgtttgtttcagtctAACACTTTGTAATGTCATGTTTTAACATGTAATACATtccctgaaaaataaaacttcaagactTTGGAGGCTGCATTTCATGCTACTCATTCCTACAGCTTTACATCGTTGACAGGCACTTGGGGAGgcattaaaaagtaaatgaaccTTGTCAATTTTACAAACTACAACACTTTCTGAGATCCAATAACATTATaggtttaatttttactttttaacaatTCCCAAGTTCATCTAGTGAAAATGTCAGGTTTCTTACCCTACTCACTCCAAGAGTGATAAAAGACAGCAGTAGTGACACAGAGAACATGCAGATTTATTGGGGTGGGAGGGGATCTTTCAAAACCCATACTCATTTGATTATGGTTTTTATATCTAATACTTGTAGGAATGGGGACTGTATAGTATGTATGTCTTATTTGTCTCTGAAGTTcacaaatcacaaaaattatttgattaaaaaaattttaatatgaaatattcaaCTCAACATTTTAAGATTAAGAATAGAGCActtggatttccctgatggctcagtggtaaagaatccacctgccattgcaggagacatggcttccatccctgctgggaagatcccacatgctgcggagcaactaaagcctatacaccacagctgctgagcctatgctctagagcctggcagccacaactactgaaatcacatgcctcaactactgaagtctgagcccctagagcctgtcctctgcaataagccactgcaatgagaagctgtcacaccacagctagagagtagcctctgcttacctcaactagagaagagcccatggcagcaacaaagacccagtatagccaaaaaaaaaaaaagcatttattcaataagtatcccaaatgtataaattatttgaattatatATTATGGATGGGTATTAAGATAAAGGAGGGCGTCATAATTACTGATTTCTGAATCTGACATCTTAATTTCAATTTAACATCAGTCATTTAAATGTTATATCATCTTGCTGTATCTGGTAATGTATTTAAATGTGGAAAATAATATGTAGCATGAATTTATAAGTTGATAATTTTTAACATAGTTTCCCATACTTAAAGCACTAATATTTCTGAGCCTTAATGCAGTAAGTTTCTCCCAGTAAAAAAGGTGAGCAATTTTTAGAAactaccatatttttaaaagcttgcaCAAAACTAGGTAGGTCTAATATAAAGCACTAAAAGCCAGAGAatttttactaagaaaaaaagTGAGATTTCTGTTTGCAGCAATATGACAAGatattgaaagaatttttttaaactcctgCAAGAAACCATCAGACATTCTGGAGGAAATGCGCTAAATATTTATcacaagaaatagaaagaaattctTAAGGCCCTaaagaagaggaagcaaaaaTTCAGAGGGCTTGCAGCTGACTTGGGGTAGTTTGTTGACAGTAGGAACCTAAGGCCTTGAGggtttttccttcttgttttctcATCAGCCTGATTGTggaataatttacatataataaaacttACTTGGTGGTCCAaaggttgagaatccgcctgccaatgcaggggacaagggttccattcctggtccggAAGTTCAGGGCAGCAAAGTCAgagtaccacaactactgaagctcaagccctggagtccatgctctgcaataaaGAAGctgccgctgcaatgagaagccatcacaatgaaaagcccatgcattgaaactagagaaagcccgtgctcagcaaagaagacccagcacagccaaaaataaataaaatttttttttaattacatacaaatgttttaaattaattcacCAGTTAACAGAATTCAGTGAGTTTTTATGTTCATGCAATTACCTCCCTAATCAAGATCTAGAACATGCTGCTCTGTACCCAGTCCTCCACCTCCACCCTTGTCTTAACAACCGCTGGTTTGCATTCAGTCATTTTAATGTTGCCATTTCTAAAATTTCACATAAAtgtaatcatacagtattttccttttgaggttcattcatgtactcttgcctggaaaatcccatggatggaggagcctggtaggcagcagtccatggggtcgctaagagtcggatacgactgagcgaattcactttcacttttcactttcatgcattggagaaggaaatggcagcccactccagtgttcttgcctggagaatcccagggaccggggagcctggtgggctgccgtctatggggtcacacagagtcggacacgactgaagtgacttagcagcagcagcagcatgttgtatTAGTTCTTTCCCTCATATCACTGAGCCATATTTCATTGTGTGGAAATACCACAGTTTCTAGATGacttatcagttgatggacattgggTTATTTCTGGTTTGGGAATGTTATGAAGAAAGCTGCTGTGGACATTAGGATGCAAgtctatttaaaaatacacttttgcttctcttgggtaaatacctagcaATGGAATGGCTGGGTCATGTGATAAgttatgtttaacttttatgaGAAActgccacactgttttccaaagtggctgtgccCTGTTACTTTTCCCACCAGCAGTCTGAGAGTTCTACttgctctacatcctcaccaacacttggtttTGTCAGTTCTTTGGTGGGTGTGTGACCCTGGCTGGTCACTTAACAAGCGCAACCCCACTTGGCCTGCAGCATTCTCTTCCCACAGGTGGTGAGCACACCTAACTGAGAAACTGTTAAGCGACCTCACCTGTCCTAAGATTAGGCATCTCCATCACCCTAAGGTAGGACGCTCCTCCTCACCAGTGATTAGTAAACAGGAGGTGACAATGTGGTACctcatggtgtttttttttttttttaaacagtttaggcttttctctagttgtggtgagtgaaagctactctctagttgcagtgtgcaggcttctcactgtggtgatttgtcttgttgcagagcatgggttatGGGGCAAGTGAGCTTAGTagctgcggctcccaggctctagctgctgctaagtcacttcagtcgtgtccaactctgtgcgaccccatagatggcagcccaccaggctcccccatgcctgggattgtccaggcaagaacactggagtgggttgccatttccctctccaatgcatgaaagtgaaagtgaagtcgctcagtcgtgtccgactcttagcgaccccatggactgcagcccaccaggctcccttgtccatgggattttccaggcaagagtactggagtggggtgccatcgccttctctgccctggctctagagcacaggcttaatagctgtggcgcacgggcttggttgctccgtggcacgtgggatcttcccatattAGGGACTGAacatgtctcttgaattggcaggcagattctccagcactgagccaccagggaagtccctctcattgtggttttagtgTGCATTCCTCTAAGATGTTGAGTATCATGTCTTTATTTGCTATCTGTGTATATTCTTTGGTGAAAGTTTCTTCAATTTGTccctatttttttctatattgggTGGTTTGTCTTCCTACTGAGTTGTGGGAGTCCCTTGTTGAATACCTGTTTTGCAAAGATTTTTCTCCTACTCTCTGACTTCTCAAATTCATTTCCCTTAACTAGGTACTTtaaagagcagaagttttaaattttaatgacatTCAGTTGATCAATGTATTAGTTGTTGTAACAGGAGTGTTGAAATCTCCAATTATAACTGTAGTTGAAGGCTGCAGAAgattctcatttctttcatttctgtcctgtattttgAATCTGTTGTTACATAGATTCATAAACGCTTAGGGCTGTTATTTCTTCATGATAAATTTATTCCTTTATCACTATGAAATGGCCCTCTTTATCTTGAGTAATATTCTCTCAT from Bos indicus x Bos taurus breed Angus x Brahman F1 hybrid chromosome 8, Bos_hybrid_MaternalHap_v2.0, whole genome shotgun sequence includes these protein-coding regions:
- the CEP44 gene encoding centrosomal protein of 44 kDa isoform X5, producing the protein MATGDLKRSLRNLEQVLRSLNYPREVDCVGLVKGDTAASLPIISYSLTSYSPYVAELLVDSNIELLAKNDLRFIDTVYKLLRDQFNYKPILTKKQFIQCGFAEWKIQIICDILNCVMKKHKELSSLEKTPSQQRKKTSSAKSEPCSSTEKTSTEPVGIDVTGRFVTSGKKKAVVIRHLYNEDGANIPEDTVTDVNEAFDVCDIKAAEITIPELQVPDINCEQEDITVNPEVTALQSMLAECQEKLKKLTCIESRLESLEEKMKGKVLVNEKTWANLLSRVTLLETEMLLSKKNDEYIQFNEMSEDYSSSSDMDSLNPDRKSKEERHANIPLSSGYSTVSSDSTPRTSTVNYCGLKEISEV
- the CEP44 gene encoding centrosomal protein of 44 kDa isoform X4, with translation MATGDLKRSLRNLEQVLRSLNYPREVDCVGLVKGDTAASLPIISYSLTSYSPYVAELLVDSNIELLAKNDLRFIDTVYKLLRDQFNYKPILTKKQFIQCGFAEWKIQIICDILNCVMKKHKELSSLEKTPSQQRKKTSSAKSEPCSSTEKTSTEPVGIDVTGRFVTSGKKKAVVIRHLYNEDGANIPEDTVTDVNEAFDVCDIKAAEITIPELQVPDINCEQEDITVNPEVTALQSMLAECQEKLKKLTCIESRLESLEEKMKGKVLVNEKTWANLLSRVTLLETEMLLSKKNDEYIQFNEMSEDYSSSSDMDSLNPDRKSKEERHANIPLSSGYSTVSSDSTPRTSTVNYCGLKEISEETTMQKMERMKKMFEETAELLKCPNH